One window of Mycoplasma cottewii genomic DNA carries:
- the recR gene encoding recombination mediator RecR yields the protein MSDILFDQIVDIVKNNKGLTKKTTQRLLVDLLINPNNLDQLINQLNTLKQNISLCPICSYLAENNQCLVCSLSSRDQNLICVVSSILDAKNIEDINKFKGVYHILNGEIDLNKNLPPYKLNINKLLERINKNTEVILALNATYQGEVTANYLNQLLSEKNIKVTRIAKGIPMGASLDYMDEFTLESAFNNRKKYGE from the coding sequence ATGTCTGATATATTATTTGACCAAATAGTTGATATTGTAAAAAACAATAAAGGACTAACTAAAAAAACTACACAAAGATTATTAGTAGATCTATTAATTAATCCAAACAATTTAGATCAATTAATTAACCAATTAAATACTTTAAAACAAAATATAAGTTTATGTCCGATTTGTTCTTATTTAGCTGAAAACAATCAATGTTTAGTATGTAGTTTATCTAGTAGAGATCAAAATTTAATTTGTGTTGTATCAAGTATTTTAGATGCTAAAAATATAGAAGATATTAATAAATTTAAAGGTGTTTATCATATCTTAAATGGAGAAATTGACTTAAATAAAAACTTACCACCATACAAGTTAAATATCAATAAATTATTAGAAAGAATTAATAAAAATACTGAAGTTATATTAGCTTTAAACGCAACATATCAAGGAGAAGTTACAGCTAATTATTTAAACCAATTATTGAGTGAAAAAAATATAAAAGTAACTAGAATTGCAAAAGGAATACCAATGGGTGCTAGTTTAGATTATATGGATGAATTCACTTTAGAAAGTGCATTTAATAATAGAAAAAAATATGGAGAATAA